In one Pseudomonas sp. R84 genomic region, the following are encoded:
- a CDS encoding efflux transporter outer membrane subunit, whose amino-acid sequence MPRRINRALLPLSVLAFTLGLSGCISTDGIAPQGKALEANSLATDDAIAHATRDANWPTAQWWQAYGDPQLNRWIDLAVQDSPSMAMAAARVRQAKAMAGVAEAAESLQINGESTLKRHNWPTDQFYGPGELANTTTWDNNAALGFSYALDLWGRESNASERAVDLAHMSAAEARLAQLELQNNIVRAYIELSLHYAQRDIVAATLKQQQQILDLAQKRLNGGIGTHFEVSQAETPLPETHRQLDALDEEIALSRNQIAALAGKGPGAGAQLQRPTLSLGAALKLPSVLPAELLGQRPDVVASRWQVAAQARGIDVAHAGFYPNVDLVGSLGYMATGGGALEFLTGKKLNYNVGPAISLPIFDGGRLRSELGEASAGYDIAVAHYNQTLVNALKNISDQLIRRESMDKQQGFAAESVATAQKTYDIAMIAYQRGLTDYLNVLNAQTLLFKQQQVQQQVQAARLSAHAELVTALGGGLGAGNDVPTAEKTQAPKTPALLR is encoded by the coding sequence GTGCCGCGTCGCATCAACAGAGCGCTTTTGCCGCTCAGTGTTCTGGCTTTTACCCTGGGTCTCAGCGGCTGCATCTCAACTGACGGAATTGCCCCGCAAGGCAAGGCGTTGGAGGCCAATTCACTGGCTACCGACGACGCCATCGCCCACGCCACCCGTGACGCCAATTGGCCCACCGCGCAATGGTGGCAAGCCTACGGCGACCCGCAACTCAATCGCTGGATCGACCTCGCCGTGCAAGACAGCCCGAGCATGGCCATGGCCGCCGCGCGAGTGCGGCAGGCCAAAGCCATGGCCGGTGTCGCCGAAGCCGCCGAGTCGTTGCAGATCAATGGCGAGTCGACCCTCAAGCGCCACAACTGGCCGACAGATCAGTTCTACGGGCCGGGCGAGTTGGCCAACACCACCACTTGGGACAACAACGCCGCACTGGGTTTCAGCTACGCCCTCGACCTCTGGGGCCGTGAAAGCAATGCCAGTGAACGCGCGGTGGATCTGGCGCACATGAGCGCGGCCGAGGCGCGGCTGGCGCAGCTGGAATTGCAGAACAACATCGTCCGCGCCTATATCGAACTGTCGCTGCATTACGCCCAGCGCGACATCGTCGCGGCGACGCTCAAGCAGCAGCAACAGATTCTCGATCTGGCGCAGAAGCGCTTGAACGGCGGGATCGGCACCCACTTCGAAGTCAGCCAAGCCGAAACGCCACTGCCGGAAACTCATCGTCAGCTCGATGCGCTGGACGAAGAAATCGCCCTGAGTCGCAACCAGATCGCCGCGCTCGCCGGCAAAGGTCCGGGGGCGGGCGCGCAGTTGCAGCGCCCGACCCTGTCGCTCGGTGCTGCGCTGAAACTGCCGTCTGTCTTGCCCGCCGAACTGCTCGGCCAGCGTCCGGATGTGGTTGCCAGTCGCTGGCAAGTGGCGGCGCAGGCTCGTGGAATCGATGTGGCGCACGCCGGGTTTTATCCCAACGTCGATCTGGTCGGCAGCCTCGGTTACATGGCCACCGGCGGTGGCGCGCTGGAGTTTTTGACCGGCAAGAAACTCAACTACAACGTCGGCCCGGCGATCTCGCTGCCGATCTTTGACGGCGGGCGTTTGCGCTCCGAATTGGGCGAGGCTTCCGCCGGTTATGACATTGCCGTGGCGCATTACAACCAGACGCTGGTGAATGCGCTGAAGAACATTTCCGATCAGTTGATCCGCCGCGAGTCGATGGACAAGCAGCAAGGTTTTGCCGCCGAGTCGGTGGCCACGGCGCAGAAGACCTACGACATCGCGATGATCGCTTATCAACGCGGCCTCACCGATTACCTCAATGTGCTCAATGCGCAGACGTTGTTGTTCAAGCAACAGCAAGTTCAGCAGCAAGTGCAGGCGGCGCGGTTGAGTGCGCATGCCGAGCTGGTGACTGCGTTAGGCGGTGGCCTCGGGGCTGGCAACGATGTGCCGACTGCCGAGAAAACCCAAGCGCCGAAAACCCCGGCACTCCTGCGTTGA
- a CDS encoding FUSC family protein produces the protein MTPLPAPLRWLYSLEWRRGFFDWARSDGVTWVYIFKVLLAAFLTLWLAMRLELPQPRTAMITVFIVMQPQSGQVFAKSFYRFLGTLAGSAMMVTLIALFAQNTELFLGSLAIWVGICSAGAARCRNFRAYGFVLAGYTAAMVGLPALAHPDGAFMAAVWRVLEISLGILCSTVISAAILPQTASAAMRNALYQRFGVFALFVTDGLRGRSKAESFEASNVRFIAEAVGLEGLRSVTVFEDPHMRRRNGRLSRLNSEFMGITTRFNALHQLLERLRGNGEEHVVAAIRPGLQDLAEVLDGFSGRALTSPDAARLATALATYKEGLPARVRTLRGIFQDTDPSEAEQLDFHTAYELLYRFVDDLHSYAQTHASLADHRHERERWDEPFTPQTNWWAAAASGIRASFILVVLGSYWVATAWPSGATMTLIAAATVGLSAATPNPKRMAFQMACGTFLGALIGFVEMFFIFPWIDGFPLLCVMLAPVIVLGSFLTSRPQYAGVGLGLLIFFSTGSVPDNLTIYNPYTFINDYIAMVMGMLVCAAAGAIILPPNSRWLWKRLEQDLRGQVVYAISGKLKGLASSFESRTRDLLHQAYGLAAGEPKVQKNLLRWMFVVLEVGHAIIELRKEQAILPVHPAYAESQPWRQAIRVMGRALVRLFLQPNSSNLERALVAVDHAISRVAATDEPFAPHFDTSALRRVKSYLHFIRTSLLDPQSPLAAYAIAKPEGLAHAS, from the coding sequence ATGACTCCCTTGCCCGCACCTCTGCGCTGGCTCTACTCCCTGGAATGGCGCCGGGGTTTCTTCGACTGGGCGCGCAGCGATGGCGTGACCTGGGTCTACATCTTCAAGGTGTTGCTCGCCGCGTTTCTCACCCTGTGGCTGGCCATGCGCCTGGAATTGCCACAACCACGCACGGCGATGATTACCGTGTTTATCGTCATGCAGCCGCAGAGCGGCCAGGTGTTCGCCAAGAGTTTCTATCGCTTCCTCGGCACGCTGGCCGGGTCGGCGATGATGGTCACGTTGATCGCCTTGTTCGCGCAAAACACCGAGCTGTTTCTTGGCTCGCTGGCGATCTGGGTCGGCATCTGCTCGGCCGGTGCCGCACGTTGCCGCAACTTCCGCGCCTACGGTTTTGTCCTTGCCGGCTACACCGCCGCGATGGTCGGCTTGCCTGCGCTGGCGCACCCGGACGGCGCGTTCATGGCTGCCGTATGGCGAGTGCTGGAGATCTCGCTGGGGATTCTTTGCTCGACCGTGATCAGCGCCGCGATCCTGCCGCAAACCGCCAGCGCCGCCATGCGCAACGCCTTGTATCAGCGTTTCGGTGTGTTCGCGCTATTCGTCACCGATGGCCTGCGCGGACGCAGCAAAGCCGAGTCTTTCGAGGCGAGCAACGTGCGCTTTATCGCCGAAGCCGTGGGGCTGGAAGGGCTGCGCAGCGTGACCGTATTCGAAGACCCGCACATGCGTCGGCGCAACGGCCGATTGAGTCGTTTGAACAGCGAGTTCATGGGCATCACCACACGCTTCAACGCCTTGCATCAGTTGCTTGAACGTCTGCGCGGCAACGGCGAAGAACACGTTGTCGCAGCGATCAGACCGGGCCTGCAGGATCTCGCCGAAGTGCTCGACGGCTTCAGCGGTCGCGCCCTGACCAGTCCCGACGCAGCACGCTTGGCGACAGCGCTGGCCACCTACAAGGAAGGCTTGCCAGCACGTGTACGAACCCTGCGGGGCATCTTTCAGGACACCGATCCGAGCGAAGCCGAACAACTGGATTTCCACACCGCCTACGAATTGCTCTACCGCTTCGTCGACGATCTGCACAGTTATGCACAGACCCACGCTTCGCTCGCCGACCACCGCCACGAACGCGAGCGCTGGGACGAGCCATTCACCCCGCAAACCAACTGGTGGGCGGCCGCTGCGTCGGGCATTCGCGCCTCGTTCATTCTGGTGGTGCTCGGCAGTTACTGGGTCGCCACAGCATGGCCAAGCGGCGCGACGATGACCCTGATTGCAGCCGCTACCGTGGGCCTCTCCGCCGCTACGCCGAACCCGAAACGCATGGCATTTCAAATGGCCTGCGGCACCTTCCTCGGTGCGCTGATCGGCTTCGTCGAGATGTTTTTCATCTTCCCGTGGATCGATGGTTTTCCGCTGCTGTGTGTGATGCTCGCGCCGGTGATCGTGCTTGGCTCGTTCCTCACCTCGCGCCCGCAGTACGCCGGTGTCGGCCTCGGGCTGCTGATCTTCTTCAGTACCGGGTCGGTGCCGGACAACCTGACCATTTACAACCCGTACACCTTCATCAACGACTACATCGCCATGGTCATGGGCATGTTGGTCTGCGCCGCTGCGGGGGCAATTATTCTGCCGCCGAACAGCCGCTGGTTATGGAAACGTCTGGAGCAGGATCTGCGCGGCCAGGTGGTCTATGCAATCAGCGGCAAACTCAAAGGCCTGGCGTCGAGCTTCGAGAGCCGTACCCGCGATCTGCTGCATCAGGCTTACGGTCTGGCGGCTGGGGAGCCGAAGGTGCAAAAGAATCTGCTGCGCTGGATGTTTGTGGTGCTGGAAGTCGGCCACGCGATCATTGAGCTGCGCAAGGAACAGGCGATCCTGCCGGTGCACCCGGCCTATGCCGAATCGCAGCCGTGGCGCCAGGCGATCCGCGTGATGGGCCGCGCGCTGGTGCGGCTGTTTCTGCAGCCGAACTCCAGCAATCTCGAACGCGCACTGGTCGCGGTCGATCATGCGATCAGCCGCGTCGCGGCGACCGATGAGCCATTCGCGCCGCACTTCGATACCTCAGCATTGCGTCGGGTGAAGAGTTATCTGCACTTCATCCGTACCTCGTTGCTCGACCCGCAATCACCGCTCGCTGCTTACGCCATCGCCAAGCCCGAAGGACTTGCCCATGCCTCGTGA
- a CDS encoding DUF1656 domain-containing protein yields the protein MPREIAFHGVYMPTMTLMFFIAAALAWAVDRFLSGFDLYSFFWHPALLRLSLFTCLFGAMALTVYR from the coding sequence ATGCCTCGTGAAATCGCTTTCCACGGCGTGTACATGCCGACCATGACTTTGATGTTTTTCATTGCTGCGGCACTGGCCTGGGCGGTGGACCGCTTCTTGTCGGGGTTCGACCTATACAGTTTTTTCTGGCACCCGGCGCTGCTGCGTCTGAGTCTGTTTACCTGTCTGTTCGGCGCCATGGCGCTGACTGTCTACCGTTGA
- a CDS encoding HlyD family secretion protein gives MKKFFSLLATLLVLALALWIGRTLWEHYMNTPWTRDGRVRADIINVAADVTGEVIDVPVRDNQLVKKGDLLMQIDPEHYRIAVKQAQSLVASRKSTWEMRKVNAHRRADLDNLVISKENRDDASNIADAALADYQHAQAQLEAAELNLKRTAVRAAVDGYVTNLNVHRGDYARIGDAKMAVVDMNSFWVYGFFEETKLPHVKVGDKADMQLMSGEVLTGHVESISRGIYDRDNPESRELIADVNPTFNWVRLAQRVPVRIHIDEVPEGVLLAAGITCTVVVSQSAVDN, from the coding sequence ATGAAAAAGTTTTTCAGCCTGCTCGCGACCCTGCTGGTGCTGGCCCTGGCGCTGTGGATCGGCCGCACGTTGTGGGAGCACTACATGAACACGCCCTGGACCCGTGATGGTCGGGTTCGCGCCGACATCATCAACGTCGCCGCCGACGTTACCGGTGAGGTAATCGACGTGCCGGTGCGTGACAACCAATTGGTGAAGAAGGGCGATCTGCTGATGCAGATCGACCCCGAGCATTACCGCATTGCGGTCAAACAGGCGCAGTCGCTGGTCGCCTCGCGCAAGTCGACCTGGGAGATGCGCAAGGTCAATGCCCATCGCCGCGCCGACCTCGACAACCTGGTGATCTCCAAGGAAAACCGCGACGACGCCAGCAACATCGCTGACGCCGCGCTGGCCGATTACCAACATGCGCAGGCGCAACTGGAAGCGGCCGAGCTCAACCTCAAACGCACCGCAGTGCGCGCGGCGGTCGACGGTTATGTGACCAACCTCAACGTGCATCGCGGTGACTACGCGCGCATCGGCGATGCGAAAATGGCCGTGGTCGACATGAACTCGTTCTGGGTTTACGGCTTCTTCGAAGAGACCAAATTGCCCCACGTGAAAGTCGGTGATAAAGCCGACATGCAATTGATGAGCGGCGAAGTGCTCACGGGCCACGTGGAAAGCATTTCCCGTGGCATCTACGACCGCGACAACCCGGAAAGCCGGGAGCTGATTGCCGATGTGAACCCAACGTTCAACTGGGTGCGGCTGGCCCAGCGAGTGCCGGTAAGGATTCACATTGATGAGGTGCCAGAGGGTGTTTTGTTGGCGGCGGGGATTACTTGTACGGTTGTGGTGAGTCAGAGCGCTGTGGATAACTGA
- a CDS encoding SDR family oxidoreductase, with translation MPVALITGCSSGIGRALADAFKAAGYEVWASARKAEDVALLASTGFTAVQLDVNDSAALEQLGERINQQHGGLDVLINNAGYGAMGPLLDGGVAAMQRQFETNVFSIVGVTRALFPVLRRAKGLVVNIGSVSGVLVTPFAGAYCASKAAVHALSDALRMELAPFGIRVMEVQPGAIQSSFAKNAGHEAEQLINEQSPWFPLREGIRARAKASQDKPTPANEFAAELLKAVQQSKPPRLIRIGNGSRALPLLAALLPKGLLESTLMKRFGLRGRL, from the coding sequence ATGCCCGTTGCGTTGATTACCGGTTGTTCCAGCGGCATCGGCCGCGCCCTCGCCGATGCGTTCAAAGCCGCCGGTTACGAAGTCTGGGCCAGTGCGCGCAAGGCTGAAGACGTGGCGTTGCTGGCGTCTACCGGGTTCACCGCCGTGCAACTCGACGTCAATGACAGCGCCGCGCTGGAGCAACTTGGCGAGCGGATCAACCAGCAACACGGCGGCCTTGATGTGCTGATCAACAACGCGGGTTACGGCGCCATGGGGCCGCTGCTCGATGGCGGTGTTGCGGCGATGCAGCGCCAGTTCGAAACCAATGTGTTCTCGATTGTCGGTGTCACCCGTGCGCTGTTCCCGGTGCTGCGCCGGGCCAAAGGATTAGTGGTGAATATCGGCAGTGTTTCCGGGGTATTGGTCACACCGTTTGCCGGTGCTTACTGCGCCTCGAAAGCAGCGGTGCATGCGTTGAGCGATGCACTGCGCATGGAGTTGGCTCCGTTCGGGATTCGCGTGATGGAAGTGCAGCCGGGGGCGATCCAGTCGAGTTTTGCCAAGAACGCCGGGCATGAAGCCGAGCAATTGATCAACGAGCAGTCGCCATGGTTTCCGCTGCGTGAGGGCATTCGCGCGCGGGCCAAGGCGTCACAGGACAAGCCGACGCCGGCCAATGAATTTGCGGCTGAACTGTTGAAAGCTGTGCAGCAGAGCAAACCGCCACGCTTGATCCGCATCGGCAACGGCAGCCGCGCGTTGCCGTTGTTGGCGGCGTTGTTGCCCAAGGGTTTGCTGGAGTCGACGTTGATGAAGCGCTTCGGTTTGCGCGGGCGGCTCTGA